The Helicobacter mustelae genome has a segment encoding these proteins:
- the rseP gene encoding RIP metalloprotease RseP yields MFILFACLILAFLIFFHELGHFLAAKLFGIHVEVFSIGFGKKLLTKTHRGTEYALSLIPLGGYVKLKGQNDLDALHSQGGKDSYSDKNPLVRIAVLFAGPFFNLILAFLIYVVVAMMGIQVIPPVVGKVLKDSPAYEAGILPGDRILSINNQGVNRWNQVYELISQEQKIQLRILRNNMEYEFFLQTKPIEDPANSQKKHYRIGIVAKNEIETLYLPFDGALEYGCTKVWESSFLILSGLQKLLQGAIPMTEISGPVMIVDSIAQFAQKDFVVMLLWVALISVNLGILNLLPIPALDGGQILFNLYELLTRKPLHEQGVKYLTLLGWLILLGLMSLGLYNDIARIFTQGALHG; encoded by the coding sequence ATGTTTATACTCTTTGCCTGTCTTATTCTCGCATTTTTAATTTTTTTTCATGAATTGGGGCATTTTTTGGCAGCCAAGCTTTTTGGCATTCATGTAGAGGTTTTTAGTATTGGTTTTGGTAAAAAGTTGCTTACAAAGACTCACAGGGGCACAGAATACGCACTTTCTTTGATTCCATTGGGTGGATATGTGAAGCTCAAAGGTCAAAATGATCTTGATGCTCTGCATTCACAAGGGGGAAAAGATAGCTATAGTGACAAAAACCCATTAGTTCGCATTGCCGTACTCTTTGCAGGTCCTTTTTTTAATCTCATTCTTGCTTTTTTAATCTATGTTGTTGTGGCGATGATGGGCATCCAGGTGATCCCCCCAGTTGTTGGCAAAGTATTGAAGGATAGTCCTGCTTATGAGGCTGGGATCCTACCAGGAGATCGGATTTTGAGCATCAATAATCAAGGTGTGAATCGCTGGAATCAGGTCTATGAACTCATCAGTCAGGAGCAAAAAATTCAGCTTAGGATTTTGCGCAATAACATGGAATATGAATTTTTTCTCCAAACAAAGCCTATAGAAGATCCTGCTAATTCCCAAAAAAAGCATTATCGCATCGGAATTGTCGCGAAAAATGAGATAGAGACCCTATATCTTCCCTTTGATGGGGCACTGGAATATGGGTGTACTAAGGTTTGGGAATCTTCCTTTCTCATTCTATCTGGCCTCCAGAAGCTGTTGCAGGGTGCCATCCCCATGACCGAGATTAGTGGGCCGGTGATGATTGTAGATAGCATTGCGCAGTTTGCCCAAAAGGATTTTGTGGTGATGCTGCTTTGGGTGGCTCTCATTTCTGTGAATCTTGGGATTTTGAATCTCTTGCCAATCCCAGCGCTAGATGGTGGGCAGATTTTATTCAATCTCTATGAGTTGCTTACCAGAAAGCCACTGCATGAACAAGGTGTCAAATATTTGACTCTACTTGGCTGGCTGATTTTGCTTGGTCTTATGAGCCTAGGGCTTTATAATGATATAGCTAGGATTTTTACTCAAGGCGCGCTGCATGGCTAA
- the xseA gene encoding exodeoxyribonuclease VII large subunit yields MANPLSVSALNAQIQALLETTFLQVCVEGEISNLTKHNSGHFYFSIKDQDSVISCVLFRGNAQKLRFVLENAQKVIVQGSISVYVPRGNYQILCTNITPFGQGALHLAYEQLRKKYEKLGYFDAALKKKMPKFPKKIALITSNTGAALQDMLSVAKKRWNLVKLVNFDTLVQGDEAKFQIADRIAYVDGFFGSSDAFDVMIIGRGGGSMEDLWAFNEEIVMQAIFEARTPIVSAVGHEIDVVLSDFVADLRAPTPSAAMEMILPEKHHWLLVLDEMGEEISLKMQKYLAQMQDRLSDYEYFLQQCNVGGRIHLAEEILQNLLVSLKQAARIFFDCRANLLATEGQMAMAMEKFLQDKKLELLKWERLLRCEREKDRAIQISHDGRKVDLQNLVIGDLIEIFDDQGFVSAQITQDFTKL; encoded by the coding sequence ATGGCTAATCCTTTGAGTGTATCTGCGCTCAATGCGCAGATACAGGCCTTATTAGAGACGACTTTTTTGCAGGTATGCGTGGAGGGGGAGATTAGCAACCTCACCAAGCACAACAGCGGGCATTTTTATTTTTCTATCAAGGATCAGGATTCTGTTATTTCCTGTGTGCTGTTTCGTGGTAACGCCCAAAAACTTCGCTTTGTGTTAGAAAATGCACAAAAAGTTATCGTGCAGGGCAGCATCAGCGTATATGTCCCTCGTGGGAATTATCAGATCCTCTGCACCAATATCACCCCTTTTGGCCAGGGTGCGCTGCATCTAGCTTATGAGCAACTTAGAAAAAAATATGAAAAACTGGGTTATTTTGATGCCGCGCTCAAGAAGAAGATGCCAAAATTCCCTAAAAAAATCGCACTCATCACTTCCAACACAGGCGCGGCCTTGCAGGATATGCTAAGTGTGGCCAAGAAGCGTTGGAATCTTGTGAAGTTAGTGAATTTTGATACTCTGGTGCAAGGAGATGAGGCAAAATTCCAGATTGCAGATCGCATTGCCTATGTGGATGGTTTTTTTGGCAGCTCCGATGCCTTTGATGTGATGATCATTGGGAGAGGTGGGGGCAGCATGGAGGATCTCTGGGCATTTAATGAAGAGATTGTGATGCAGGCGATTTTTGAGGCTAGGACCCCGATTGTCTCGGCAGTAGGACATGAGATTGATGTGGTGTTGAGTGATTTTGTCGCAGATCTGCGTGCCCCCACTCCTTCTGCTGCCATGGAGATGATTCTGCCAGAAAAACATCATTGGCTCTTGGTTTTGGATGAGATGGGAGAGGAAATCTCTTTGAAAATGCAAAAATATCTAGCACAGATGCAGGATCGACTGTCAGATTATGAATATTTTTTGCAGCAGTGTAATGTGGGGGGTAGGATTCATCTTGCTGAGGAAATCTTGCAAAATCTCTTGGTATCACTGAAGCAAGCAGCAAGGATTTTTTTTGATTGTAGGGCAAATCTCCTTGCCACAGAAGGACAGATGGCAATGGCGATGGAAAAATTTTTGCAAGATAAAAAACTCGAGCTTTTGAAATGGGAGAGATTGCTGCGGTGTGAGAGAGAAAAAGATAGAGCCATCCAGATTTCTCATGATGGCAGAAAGGTGGATTTGCAAAATCTTGTAATAGGAGATTTGATAGAAATCTTTGATGATCAGGGATTTGTATCCGCGCAGATCACACAGGATTTCACCAAGCTCTAG